GCGTCCTTGTTTATACGGgtcccctttttttttggtccGAAGCTATTAATTTATTGCTCCTTACGCCTCTGGATCCAACTCTATCAGATTTTCTTCGGCAAAGCTGCTGTGGCGGTCACCATCCCAcgcgtcgcgcagggcgcgCCAGTAGCGCTCCGGCTCAgccctcgccatggcgacgtgCCTCGCCCCTTCGAAACGCTCAAGCCTCACGACGAAacccgcctcctcggccttgcgTGCATTGTCCTCGACGTCCCGATAGTAgaccatgtcgtcgccggtGCCGTACAGATACGTGCGACGACACTCGCGGGAAGCCAGCCGTGGCGCACGGATGGCTCTTGCATTCTGGTTTTgtgcggcgggcaggcgacgcAACGCATGGTAGATGCAGGCGACTGCGATGGCGCAGTGCACGAACGGCGAAGTCCACCACGGCAGGGTCTGCAGAAGCGCACGGTGGGTGTTGCGCCAGCGAAAGTAGCCCGGGCAGGAGTCGAACACGAGCACATATCGCGGCAGAGTCTCGAGGCCaccgcgcggccgcgccgtgaGCATGTGCTTGAGATGGACGGCGGTGCTGATGCCGCCGTTTGAGAAGACCTGGACGAGTATTCGTGGCCATTGGCTGGCGCCCTCCTTCTCAGCGTCCTTTCCATTTTCCGCGAGCGACCGCAGGATTGGTAGAGCGGGCCGCATGTCCCTGCGGGCGATCCACGGCAGCCATACTCGGGACAGCGGACACCGAATGAGAAGGATGCGCGATGTCGGGAACAGGGCACGGTACTGCGCGATGTACTTGGCGATGTGTTCGTCTCGCGCGCCCATCCAGGAAAGCATCAGGATCATTTCCGGGTCTGAAGAGGACTGAGGGACGTGGCCCGGGTTTAGGTATGCGACCGTCGGGCTCAGGCGCTGCATGAAGCCGAGGGGGGCGGAGTCCGGGGGAGTATTGTAGTCGGACGCCATGCTTCTGGGCCGTGTATGACGGGAGGGATGTGTAGGTAttcagggcgtcggcgacggggagcgGTGCATCGCTCGCGGTTCGTAGTCGAAGCGGGTCGccagtacgaagtacaccTTCTCGTGTGCAGCAAAACAAATGCAAGC
Above is a genomic segment from Purpureocillium takamizusanense chromosome 2, complete sequence containing:
- a CDS encoding uncharacterized protein (COG:S~EggNog:ENOG503P53Y~TransMembrane:1 (o177-198i)), translated to MASDYNTPPDSAPLGFMQRLSPTVAYLNPGHVPQSSSDPEMILMLSWMGARDEHIAKYIAQYRALFPTSRILLIRCPLSRVWLPWIARRDMRPALPILRSLAENGKDAEKEGASQWPRILVQVFSNGGISTAVHLKHMLTARPRGGLETLPRYVLVFDSCPGYFRWRNTHRALLQTLPWWTSPFVHCAIAVACIYHALRRLPAAQNQNARAIRAPRLASRECRRTYLYGTGDDMVYYRDVEDNARKAEEAGFVVRLERFEGARHVAMARAEPERYWRALRDAWDGDRHSSFAEENLIELDPEA